Genomic window (Rhododendron vialii isolate Sample 1 chromosome 4a, ASM3025357v1):
ATGGCTAAGAATATAACATTGAACACAACCTATCTAAAGGATTTGAGGATGAGCACGCATAATTATTTACCCCTCAGCCATTTCAACTACTGCTTCATCGGTATTCCATCCGTTCTAAAAATGTTTGTCTTGTCcgcaaaacaacaatttaaaataatacatttttttcgaagaaaaattcaaacttttaaacaaataaaaaagatttcattttatatagtaaattgttgaaaaaaactgaaatttttcttgaaaaaagtgTATTGTTTTGAGATTTCATTTTacggaccgaacaaatattttgggacgagGGGAATAGTTCACAATTTTGCCTCTGAAAAACATGGCCACTAACTAGTTTTTGTTGACTGTGATGATTAAAGATTTGAGACACCCAATTATTAAGGCTAGGGCTTAGCTATCACGGGGAAGGGGTAGTGAGCATAGAGAAAAGGGGGACGGAAGAGGCGGAAAGCAGTGGTGATGGCTAGTGGAGGGTTGGACGGAAATAGAGGGAAGGAGCGGCGATCAATGGTATCTGGAATAATGATCAATGGTGCATGTCTAGAATAATGAAGGAGAAGTGAAATTATTTGGTGTTTCGCTTGATGACAAGGATTATGTGGACATTAATAATCTGACCGTTAGATTTTATAGTTGCCATGTGTCGCCTTATTAATAGGACTTGAGGATCCCCCAATTCTCCTAGGATTGGAGAGGAGTCAAACTTGGAATTCCCATGAGTCATAATGATGAGGCACCTTATGATTTCAAATATGCCGTTGCCATAAAATTTTGCATatattttgtgtaatgatgTTTGTAAATCATTTTCCTTGCTGAAAACATCCTCAATATAGAACCTTTTTCATTGAGGGCTGGTGCTCACTTTATTTTGTGTACTATGGAAagacaaaaatagaaagataaagatcaaaagaaaaaaaaaaagagagttcaaGCTCTCTGTTTCAACTTCGCTTAGGTTTTTGATCGTGTCGTAccgtatcaaaaataaatttgtaaaaatttggagttaactactactccgtagaatagtggtcaagaccgagtatTGATCTGAAGGGACAGATTggctaagttactataattCCGACGAATTTCTAGAATAATTTGAAGGGAAATGGAGAGTTTGATTGGTTTGTTTTTtcagagaaaataattaaacaaaagcAATTAATTAAAAAGGGTTTGGAAACTTGATGGAGGAAAGTCTAGGATTTAGAATCCACCCCAATCGCATAACCATGTATCACATAGACCAGATTAACACTCGAATTGTAAATCActatcgctagggcttgcaatcccTATCGATAGTAGGCAAGTAGATTTCCACAATTTGCCAACCAATATCGACTATCCCACAGTACTGACTGTCTCACTAGCGCGGTTTAGCCGCCTAACAGCACAGTCTGTCTCACGAGCATAACCTATCTCAGTCATTCGGAACAATGTTTAGAAGATGTATTTATACCCTAAGGCCTCAAAGTTACATTTAAAACTCGCAGAATATATTATTGTTCTGAGACCGCACAGGCAAAAATTTAGAGAGTTGGATTTCTACAGGTGGGCAAAGCCGTCCGGACGGAAATAATAGCCGTCCGAACGGGATTTTCAGCATTCTCTCCCCTGCTTTCGGGCCACTCCTGCAGCTTCCTACTTCGTGTTCGCTCGTCCTAAGCACTCCCACTTCACACATTTAAGCCTTAACCACCCTCCAAGGCCTCAAACATTACTAAACAACtaaaaacatcaaaaaacaaTGCAAATGAACTAACAACACATGAATAATTAGGGAGACTAATTAGATGCTTTTCGGCATCTATCACTGTCACATCTGATCTATTTCAACTTTGCATAGCTTTTGGTGCATTACATAAGTCAGACCTTTCACCAAACCCCACAGCTCAGCTTTCTTGACTATGGATAGATGCTGGCAAGAAATGTGATTCTGGATAGAGTACTTACTCTTGTAACAAATGTGCATATTCATATTCACATGTAATGTTcacatcaagttttttttttgttggtgaaTTTTGGTGGATGTAGGTGACTCGATTTAGGTGCGGTGGATTCGCCATTGCCCTGCGCTTGAACCACACAATGAGTGATGCAACTGGTTTGGTCCAATTCCTAAGTGCAATCGCCGAGTTTGCCCAAGGGAAAGAAGTCACTGCACCTTCTGTGTCACCTGTGTGGCAAAGGGAGCTCCTATCTGCAAGACATCCTCCCCGAATTACATGCCTTCACCATGAATACGAACAAGTGCTCGACACCAACAAAAATGATGCCAACTCAACCCCGATCCAAAAACCTTTCTTCTTTGGTCCCAAGGAGATCAGAGCTATTCGAAACCATCTCCCCCCGCATGCAAGCGCCTCCACATTCGAGGTCTTGACCGCGTGCTTGTGGAGGTGTCGCACTCGTGCACTCGCACTAGACCCTAACAACACCGTTAGAGTTTCGTGCATTGTCAATGGTCGCAGCTTGCCTGGCCTGAATATGCCTCGCGGGTACTACGGCAATGTCATTACCTATCCTGCAGCAGTTTCGAAGGCTGGAAAGGTATCTTCCTTTCCACTGGAATACACAGTGGAGTTGGTAAAAATGACAAAGCCCCAAATGACCGCTGAGTATTTTAGATCGGTGGCGGATCTTATGGTGATTAAAGAGCGGCCTTTGTACACCGTGGCGGGAAACTTTATTGTTTCTGATTTAAGACGTCTTGCATTGGACAGAGTGGATTTTGGGTGGGGGAAAATGGTGTATGGCGGCACCTGCGGGGCGTTGCCTGTGCTAAGCTTCTATATGAATTTCAAAGATGGGATTGTGGTTCCAATATGCTTGCCAGAACCAGTCATGGAAAGGTTTGAGGAGGAGTTGAAGAAAATGACTAAAGAGCCATTCGATGGTTCAGTTGATCACAAGCCCCCTAAGATCACATCCATGCTCTAAACTGAGAAGAGTGAAGCAAATCTGCAACAATGACTAGTAAGCATTTATTGTAGAGATCCGTATTTtttatgccatttttttttctttttccttttgttaacGTACGGCCCGTCGAGATAGACGGTAcggatattcggtgtgacgtCTTCGTGGGAGGATATAAGGATAATTGTGTAAGGGGTGCAcatgtgagtgtgtggtgtgagaaGCGGGGGATTGCTCCCCACTTCTATAATTCTCCTGGGGAGAATTATTTCtccattctttttttctctctcactctctcggcactctctctctcctcctctcctccgaaaaactccctcctctcttctctcttcgatttcatctacctagggggtgattccggacaaggcccgagaattaaagttgctatacgAAGCATTGGCTTtccaaatatccaagaaaaatcacgATCGGACCACGTGGGAGCTCGGTTGACTTAGTCAAATGTTcggattttgctcaaaacccatgaaatAGGGACTTCTTACTCtcgttatgcgtttatacggtgtttatgtacttagaTCGTGCCTTGTTTCGTGGTTTGAGattgtttcttccatttccaagaatctgcagaacagggtcttTGTTTTTGCAGTTTTATGCCTTCTTAAGCTcggaattaaattttggttccttcgtatgaaatagagtagacttagagcccgttctaattccactggaatcactcaaaaccgttgagaattgaatttatggtgatatttagaatactggtctgcaatctgtctcgttttctgggtttcagcccacttcgaatggccataactcccTCGTCCGATGTCTGTTTCATTCAAACTTTATATCAGTTCGaagatcttgaagtcagctttcatttgccccTGGAATCgttttaaaactcttagtacacaaaaagttatgatcgattgagtggaggtatgtcaatctgtcagacagattcgtgtagcctcggtaaacccctgtttaaccacccttggagtgcagatttgactagGGTTCCTTTGTGTCTTTTAAAGTTCATTCAATTGCGCAACTATTGGGActagaatcactcaaaaatattaagaactcaatttatagtgatttttagaagattgaactGAAATCTGGAAATTTGGGCAGCATACAGGGCTGCGTTTTTTTCATCGTTTGTTATAGCTAAATGATGCTATTGGTTATCGGGccttatgggttttaaagattggtaagttggtgatCTTTTGGTGTAAGAATCATTGAAAAGTATGGAATGtggaatttttaatgaattgtcGAACACTGACTGCTCTCTGGGACAGTTTTGGTCCGTTGATTCTCGTTCGTTTGTTTTGACTcccaatcacttctaacacctttTAAACATCGTTAAACCATCCCTAAACTTGATTACTCAAGTTCCTATGAGTTAATGATCATTCAAATTCCTTCGATACCCATTAAGCGTAATCTTAGTGTCGTTGTAAATGGAATATGTGATGTAAGGTTGTTTAGGAGTACCGAAGGCAAAGTGAGACGTTGTGGGAAGTATAGTTGGTAGACATGAGCTTTTCTAGTGATCCGAGTGGTCGCATAGTAATGCGTATCTGCATGATTCACTTATCCTTCAAACTCTTTTGGCGCTCGTTCCACGAGATCAAAGTAATCAATATTTGTAAGTAGTCTGTCTTCCGTTGTGATAAACTCGTGTTTCTCATATTCACTTATCGAATTCTTTCACTCTTTGAGCAtacttcatcgcattttcatatagtttgagtatagatttctctactgggctagtgtagctcaacctaccattttcaggtacactacATGGACACAGTCTTGGAGGTTGTGAAGTGCATGCAGACATCACAGActaaagttattttctgaagaaCTTGTCTTTCCTTTGTAAATCAAActatattgtactattttctctaATTTGGAATGCTGTATCAGTTGACAAAATTGTGAGATTTAGAAACTGTATGTTGTAATTTGGGGTACcgtatgtactattgtgaggatttgtatttaaaatggtatttttatttatgttaaaaatcgagggcgtgacatttaTGGAGTATCATATGAAGGATTGGGATGAATTTCGTCGGAAGGATTTTGTTGATATAGCATTTTTTAGAATCACCCAAAAAAGGGATGGTTCGGTGGTGAAGGCCTAAGATTTAGAATGTACTCTCTCCTAAGATCTCAGGTTCAACTTCTATTGCCTCAATTCTTGAGGCTAGGTCACTTGAAACGGTTGTGGAATGAGCTATATGGATTAATCCGAGGTGCATGCAAGTTCGTTTCGGGCACTCTGTTATccaaaaatatatgtactttaaGATCTATAGTATATTAATATGTCCCTTATAAACGGAGAAAAAGCATACACAAACTATGTAGAATATGTTGTTGTAGTGTGGgctttattattttaattttccaaTAACAAAGCTCAAAAGTTCCCGTCGTCATTGTATAGCATATAGCTAGGTGAGTTAACACTAAcattttttgttattctttgtTTCGTTatttttgtaatcttttttgaatttttgttgaattcacattttattttttggtatgttCCTTTCCACTGGAATACACGGTGGAGTTGGTAAAAATGGCAAAGCCCCAAATAACTGCTGAGTATTTCAGATCGGTGGCAGATCTTATAGTGATTAAAGGGGTCTAAGATCCAATCCAGTTTTAATAGTGTCCAGTCCGATCTAGTTTTGGACCGTTGCAAGTCCCTCCCGGGCCCACAATCGTTTATTTTCTATAGCTCATCGAGTATatcatccatgcaaaaaattagcatGATCAAACATCGGTAGGTGCATGaacaaaatatatttgtacaagaaaatgcaatgaccaaaaataaaatgaaactcataattgccattttttttcttgtacaaatataTTTCGTTAATGTATCTATCGATGTTTGAtcatgttaattttttcatggatgatgtattcgacgagctctaaatATACGATTCCGACAATTGTTATGGGCCCACGGCCAAAACTGGCATGGATTGAACTGGACACTATTAAAACTGGACTGGACCGGACCTGACCTTAACCCCAACATTATAGGGAATCATCCTAGAACACTTGGTAGCCTTGGAATCAATTTTAAATCCATGATTTACAAGTTCTGAACGTGGGAAGTTAAGAGTTgtggtggcctcggttactGTCTAGGTAATCGAGCCAAATGGTTTGAACTGATGTTCTTTGAGGGGCTAGACCGTAACTAG
Coding sequences:
- the LOC131323104 gene encoding alcohol acyltransferase 1-like, which gives rise to MSTSSSSIWFTVTRQEPRLVVPAEPTPRELKQLSDIDDQEGLRFQLPAIMFYKSNPLMEGEDPVRVIREGLAKALSFYYPFAGRLVEGPNRKLLVDCTSEGVLFVEADAEVELNRLGDAILPGSPVLEELLHDVPGSDGILGCPLLLLQVTRFRCGGFAIALRLNHTMSDATGLVQFLSAIAEFAQGKEVTAPSVSPVWQRELLSARHPPRITCLHHEYEQVLDTNKNDANSTPIQKPFFFGPKEIRAIRNHLPPHASASTFEVLTACLWRCRTRALALDPNNTVRVSCIVNGRSLPGLNMPRGYYGNVITYPAAVSKAGKVSSFPLEYTVELVKMTKPQMTAEYFRSVADLMVIKERPLYTVAGNFIVSDLRRLALDRVDFGWGKMVYGGTCGALPVLSFYMNFKDGIVVPICLPEPVMERFEEELKKMTKEPFDGSVDHKPPKITSML